A genomic region of Notamacropus eugenii isolate mMacEug1 chromosome 3, mMacEug1.pri_v2, whole genome shotgun sequence contains the following coding sequences:
- the EPHA1 gene encoding ephrin type-A receptor 1 isoform X1, with amino-acid sequence MERRCPLGLGLLLLLCAPLPPGAPAKEVTLLDTSTAQGELGWLLEPPETGWSEVQQMLNGTPMYMYQDCPVLARGDTDHWLRSNWIYRGEAASRVHVELQFTVRDCRSFPGGSGPQGCKETFNLFYMESDHDVGIQLRRPLFQKVTTVAADQSFTMRDLATGAVRLNVERCQLGRLTRRGLYLAFHNPGACVALVAVRVFYQRCAETVRKLAHFPDTPPAPTDLVEVSGTCLPHAQKAPAPSAAPRLHCNPDGEWQVLVGRCYCKPGYEEVKDESGIEGCTACPVNFYRAEMDTPSCLKCPPHSTAKSAGASVCTCVSGHYRTPGEGPQVACTRPPSAPQNISFSLSGTQLSLHWKPPKDSGGRQDVSYNVECAQCQGIAPEEGPCQSCGAAVHFSPGTKGLTLPTVQIDGLKPYANYTFRIEAKNGVSDLDPNGSPSTTLSLSIGHAEPLSGLSLSLVNRGPRRLELSWAGSRPRSPGVNLSYELHVLNQEEERYQMVAEPRVSLTELQPDTTYVVRVRTLTPLGPGPFSPDHEFRTSPPVSKGLSGGEIVAVVFGLLLALALILGFLVFRTRRTQKQKGQRECASDGGDREDKLWLKPYVDLQAYEDPAQGALDFARELDPTWLTVDTVIGEGEFGEVYRGILRIPGQDCFTVAIKTLKATSPDGHWWNFLREATIMSQFNHQHILHLEGVVTKRKPIMIITEFMENGALDAFLRSQEEQLAPGQLVSMLQGIASGMSHLSDHRYVHRDLAARNILVSQNLCCKVSDFGLTRLLDNDRDGTYETQGGKIPIRWTAPEAIAHRIFTSASDVWSFGVVMWEVLSFGDKPYGDMSNQEVMKSIEDGYRLPPPVDCPAPLYDLMKCCWAYDQTCRPRFRQLQTQLEQLLASPHTLRTIANFDPRVTLRLPSLSGSDGIPYRSVSEWLESIRMKRYILHFRSAGLDTMECVLELNAEDLKQMGITQPVHQKRILCSIQGFKD; translated from the exons ATGGAGCGGCGCTGCCCCCTGGGGCTCGGGCTCTTGCTGCTGCTCTGCGCCCCGCTGCCCCCGGGGGCGCCCGCCAAAGAAG TAACTCTGCTAGACACCAGCACTGCACAAGGAGAGCTAGGCTGGCTACTGGAGCCACCAGAGACTGGG TGGAGTGAGGTGCAACAGATGTTGAATGGGACACCCATGTACATGTATCAAGACTGCCCAGTGCTGGCTAGAGGGGACACAGACCACTGGCTTCGCTCCAATTGGATCTACCGAGGGGAGGCTGCTTCCCGAGTCCATGTTGAGCTTCAGTTCACTGTTCGAGACTGCAGGAGTTTCCCAGGGGGCTCAGGACCACAGGGCTGCAAGGAGACATTCAACCTCTTCTACATGGAAAGTGACCATGATGTAGGCATCCAGCTCCGGCGACCTCTCTTTCAGAAG GTGACTACAGTGGCCGCAGACCAGAGCTTTACCATGCGGGACCTGGCAACTGGTGCTGTGCGGCTAAATGTGGAGCGTTGCCAGTTGGGCCGCCTGACTCGCCGTGGCCTTTACCTTGCTTTTCACAACCCAGGGGCTTGTGTGGCCCTCGTGGCTGTTCGTGTGTTCTACCAGCGTTGTGCTGAGACTGTGCGTAAGCTAGCACACTTCCCTGACACCCCTCCAGCACCTACGGACTTGGTTGAGGTGTCAGGGACCTGCCTGCCCCATGCCCAGAAGGCCCCTGCCCCATCAGCTGCTCCTCGATTGCACTGTAACCCTGATGGAGAATGGCAGGTACTTGTGGGTCGATGTTACTGCAAACCAGGCTACGAGGAAGTCAAGGATGAGAGTGGCATTGAAGGATGTACTG CCTGCCCTGTCAATTTCTACCGTGCTGAGATGGACACCCCCAGCTGCCTCAAGTGCCCTCCCCACAGCACAGCTAAGTCTGCAGGGGCCTCAGTCTGCACCTGTGTGAGTGGCCACTACAGAACTCCTGGGGAAGGGCCCCAGGTAGCATGCACAC GTCCCCCCTCAGCCCCTCAAAATATCAGCTTCTCTCTTTCGGGGACTCAGCTTTCTCTGCATTGGAAGCCCCCCAAAGATTCAGGAGGTCGTCAAGATGTGAGCTACAATGTGGAGTGTGCACAGTGTCAGGGGATAGCCCCAGAGGAGGGGCCATGCCAGTCATGTGGGGCAGCTGTGCATTTCTCCCCTGGCACCAAGGGACTCACCCTGCCTACCGTTCAAATCGATGGCCTGAAACCCTACGCCAACTACACCTTTCGTATTGAAGCCAAAAATGGGGTATCTGACCTGGACCCCAATGGTTCTCCTAGCACTACGCTCAGCCTTAGCATCGGACATGCAG AACCACTGTCTGGCCTGTCCTTGAGTCTGGTGAATCGAGGGCCCCGACGGTTGGAGCTCTCCTGGGCAGGGTCACGACCTCGCAGCCCTGGAGTAAACCTGAGCTATGAATTGCATGTGCTGAACCAG GAGGAGGAGAGGTACCAGATGGTGGCAGAGCCCAGAGTATCGCTAACAGAGCTACAGCCAGACACCACCTACGTGGTGCGTGTTCGCACGTTAACTCCCCTGGGTCCTGGACCGTTCTCTCCTGATCATGAATTTCGGACCAGCCCTCCTG TTTCTAAAGGCCTGTCTGGGGGAGAGATTGTGGCTGTTGTTTTTGGCTTGTTGCTGGCTTTGGCTCTGATCCTTGGATTCCTGGTCTTCCGCACAAG GAGAACTCAAAAGCAAAAAGGGCAGCGAGAGTGTGCTTCTGATGGTGGGGATCGTG AGGATAAGCTCTGGCTGAAGCCCTATGTAGACCTGCAGGCATATGAGGATCCTGCTCAGGGTGCCTTAGACTTCGCTCGGGAGCTTGATCCAACCTGGCTGACTGTTGACACAGTCATAGGGGAAG GAGAATTTGGGGAAGTATATCGAGGGATTCTGAGAATTCCTGGCCAAGACTGTTTCACGGTAGCTATCAAGACTTTGAAAGCCACATCTCCCGATGGTCACTGGTGGAATTTCCTTCGAGAGGCAACTATCATGAGCCAGTTTAATCACCAACACATCCTGCACCTGGAGGGCGTGGTCACCAAGA GGAAGCCCATTATGATCATCACGGAGTTTATGGAGAATGGGGCTCTGGATGCCTTCTTGAGG TCACAGGAAGAACAACTTGCCCCTGGACAGCTGGTCTCCATGCTGCAGGGGATCGCCTCTGGCATGAGCCACTTGAGTGACCATAGGTATGTTCACCGAGACCTAGCTGCCAGAAACATCCTGGTGAGCCAGAACCTTTGCTGCAAGGTATCTGACTTTGGCCTGACTCGATTGCTGGATAATGACCGAGATGGCACTTATGAAACCCAG GGAGGGAAAATCCCAATCCGTTGGACAGCCCCTGAAGCTATTGCCCATCGAATCTTTACCTCAGCCAGTGATGTGTGGAGCTTTGGAGTGGTGATGTGGGAGGTGCTAAGCTTTGGAGATAAGCCATATGGGGACATGAGCAATCAGGAG GTGATGAAGAGCATTGAAGATGGCTATCGTCTGCCTCCTCCAGTTGACTGTCCTGCCCCATTATATGATCTCATGAAATGCTGCTGGGCTTATGATCAAACCTGCCGGCCACGATTCCGACAGCTCCAAACACAGCTGGAACAGCTGCTTGCCAGTCCCCATACGCTGAGGACCATTGCCAACTTCGACCCTCG AGTCACCCTTCGGCTGCCAAGTCTAAGTGGCTCAGATGGGATCCCATACCGAAGCGTCTCTGAATGGCTTGAATCCATCCGCATGAAAAGATATATTCTGCACTTCCGATCTGCAGGGCTGGACACTATGGAGTGTGTGCTGGAGCTAAATGCTGA GGACCTGAAGCAGATGGGGATAACACAGCCTGTACATCAGAAGCGAATTCTCTGCAGTATTCAGGGTTTCAAGGACTGA
- the EPHA1 gene encoding ephrin type-A receptor 1 isoform X2 codes for MERRCPLGLGLLLLLCAPLPPGAPAKEVTLLDTSTAQGELGWLLEPPETGWSEVQQMLNGTPMYMYQDCPVLARGDTDHWLRSNWIYRGEAASRVHVELQFTVRDCRSFPGGSGPQGCKETFNLFYMESDHDVTTVAADQSFTMRDLATGAVRLNVERCQLGRLTRRGLYLAFHNPGACVALVAVRVFYQRCAETVRKLAHFPDTPPAPTDLVEVSGTCLPHAQKAPAPSAAPRLHCNPDGEWQVLVGRCYCKPGYEEVKDESGIEGCTACPVNFYRAEMDTPSCLKCPPHSTAKSAGASVCTCVSGHYRTPGEGPQVACTRPPSAPQNISFSLSGTQLSLHWKPPKDSGGRQDVSYNVECAQCQGIAPEEGPCQSCGAAVHFSPGTKGLTLPTVQIDGLKPYANYTFRIEAKNGVSDLDPNGSPSTTLSLSIGHAEPLSGLSLSLVNRGPRRLELSWAGSRPRSPGVNLSYELHVLNQEEERYQMVAEPRVSLTELQPDTTYVVRVRTLTPLGPGPFSPDHEFRTSPPVSKGLSGGEIVAVVFGLLLALALILGFLVFRTRRTQKQKGQRECASDGGDREDKLWLKPYVDLQAYEDPAQGALDFARELDPTWLTVDTVIGEGEFGEVYRGILRIPGQDCFTVAIKTLKATSPDGHWWNFLREATIMSQFNHQHILHLEGVVTKRKPIMIITEFMENGALDAFLRSQEEQLAPGQLVSMLQGIASGMSHLSDHRYVHRDLAARNILVSQNLCCKVSDFGLTRLLDNDRDGTYETQGGKIPIRWTAPEAIAHRIFTSASDVWSFGVVMWEVLSFGDKPYGDMSNQEVMKSIEDGYRLPPPVDCPAPLYDLMKCCWAYDQTCRPRFRQLQTQLEQLLASPHTLRTIANFDPRVTLRLPSLSGSDGIPYRSVSEWLESIRMKRYILHFRSAGLDTMECVLELNAEDLKQMGITQPVHQKRILCSIQGFKD; via the exons ATGGAGCGGCGCTGCCCCCTGGGGCTCGGGCTCTTGCTGCTGCTCTGCGCCCCGCTGCCCCCGGGGGCGCCCGCCAAAGAAG TAACTCTGCTAGACACCAGCACTGCACAAGGAGAGCTAGGCTGGCTACTGGAGCCACCAGAGACTGGG TGGAGTGAGGTGCAACAGATGTTGAATGGGACACCCATGTACATGTATCAAGACTGCCCAGTGCTGGCTAGAGGGGACACAGACCACTGGCTTCGCTCCAATTGGATCTACCGAGGGGAGGCTGCTTCCCGAGTCCATGTTGAGCTTCAGTTCACTGTTCGAGACTGCAGGAGTTTCCCAGGGGGCTCAGGACCACAGGGCTGCAAGGAGACATTCAACCTCTTCTACATGGAAAGTGACCATGAT GTGACTACAGTGGCCGCAGACCAGAGCTTTACCATGCGGGACCTGGCAACTGGTGCTGTGCGGCTAAATGTGGAGCGTTGCCAGTTGGGCCGCCTGACTCGCCGTGGCCTTTACCTTGCTTTTCACAACCCAGGGGCTTGTGTGGCCCTCGTGGCTGTTCGTGTGTTCTACCAGCGTTGTGCTGAGACTGTGCGTAAGCTAGCACACTTCCCTGACACCCCTCCAGCACCTACGGACTTGGTTGAGGTGTCAGGGACCTGCCTGCCCCATGCCCAGAAGGCCCCTGCCCCATCAGCTGCTCCTCGATTGCACTGTAACCCTGATGGAGAATGGCAGGTACTTGTGGGTCGATGTTACTGCAAACCAGGCTACGAGGAAGTCAAGGATGAGAGTGGCATTGAAGGATGTACTG CCTGCCCTGTCAATTTCTACCGTGCTGAGATGGACACCCCCAGCTGCCTCAAGTGCCCTCCCCACAGCACAGCTAAGTCTGCAGGGGCCTCAGTCTGCACCTGTGTGAGTGGCCACTACAGAACTCCTGGGGAAGGGCCCCAGGTAGCATGCACAC GTCCCCCCTCAGCCCCTCAAAATATCAGCTTCTCTCTTTCGGGGACTCAGCTTTCTCTGCATTGGAAGCCCCCCAAAGATTCAGGAGGTCGTCAAGATGTGAGCTACAATGTGGAGTGTGCACAGTGTCAGGGGATAGCCCCAGAGGAGGGGCCATGCCAGTCATGTGGGGCAGCTGTGCATTTCTCCCCTGGCACCAAGGGACTCACCCTGCCTACCGTTCAAATCGATGGCCTGAAACCCTACGCCAACTACACCTTTCGTATTGAAGCCAAAAATGGGGTATCTGACCTGGACCCCAATGGTTCTCCTAGCACTACGCTCAGCCTTAGCATCGGACATGCAG AACCACTGTCTGGCCTGTCCTTGAGTCTGGTGAATCGAGGGCCCCGACGGTTGGAGCTCTCCTGGGCAGGGTCACGACCTCGCAGCCCTGGAGTAAACCTGAGCTATGAATTGCATGTGCTGAACCAG GAGGAGGAGAGGTACCAGATGGTGGCAGAGCCCAGAGTATCGCTAACAGAGCTACAGCCAGACACCACCTACGTGGTGCGTGTTCGCACGTTAACTCCCCTGGGTCCTGGACCGTTCTCTCCTGATCATGAATTTCGGACCAGCCCTCCTG TTTCTAAAGGCCTGTCTGGGGGAGAGATTGTGGCTGTTGTTTTTGGCTTGTTGCTGGCTTTGGCTCTGATCCTTGGATTCCTGGTCTTCCGCACAAG GAGAACTCAAAAGCAAAAAGGGCAGCGAGAGTGTGCTTCTGATGGTGGGGATCGTG AGGATAAGCTCTGGCTGAAGCCCTATGTAGACCTGCAGGCATATGAGGATCCTGCTCAGGGTGCCTTAGACTTCGCTCGGGAGCTTGATCCAACCTGGCTGACTGTTGACACAGTCATAGGGGAAG GAGAATTTGGGGAAGTATATCGAGGGATTCTGAGAATTCCTGGCCAAGACTGTTTCACGGTAGCTATCAAGACTTTGAAAGCCACATCTCCCGATGGTCACTGGTGGAATTTCCTTCGAGAGGCAACTATCATGAGCCAGTTTAATCACCAACACATCCTGCACCTGGAGGGCGTGGTCACCAAGA GGAAGCCCATTATGATCATCACGGAGTTTATGGAGAATGGGGCTCTGGATGCCTTCTTGAGG TCACAGGAAGAACAACTTGCCCCTGGACAGCTGGTCTCCATGCTGCAGGGGATCGCCTCTGGCATGAGCCACTTGAGTGACCATAGGTATGTTCACCGAGACCTAGCTGCCAGAAACATCCTGGTGAGCCAGAACCTTTGCTGCAAGGTATCTGACTTTGGCCTGACTCGATTGCTGGATAATGACCGAGATGGCACTTATGAAACCCAG GGAGGGAAAATCCCAATCCGTTGGACAGCCCCTGAAGCTATTGCCCATCGAATCTTTACCTCAGCCAGTGATGTGTGGAGCTTTGGAGTGGTGATGTGGGAGGTGCTAAGCTTTGGAGATAAGCCATATGGGGACATGAGCAATCAGGAG GTGATGAAGAGCATTGAAGATGGCTATCGTCTGCCTCCTCCAGTTGACTGTCCTGCCCCATTATATGATCTCATGAAATGCTGCTGGGCTTATGATCAAACCTGCCGGCCACGATTCCGACAGCTCCAAACACAGCTGGAACAGCTGCTTGCCAGTCCCCATACGCTGAGGACCATTGCCAACTTCGACCCTCG AGTCACCCTTCGGCTGCCAAGTCTAAGTGGCTCAGATGGGATCCCATACCGAAGCGTCTCTGAATGGCTTGAATCCATCCGCATGAAAAGATATATTCTGCACTTCCGATCTGCAGGGCTGGACACTATGGAGTGTGTGCTGGAGCTAAATGCTGA GGACCTGAAGCAGATGGGGATAACACAGCCTGTACATCAGAAGCGAATTCTCTGCAGTATTCAGGGTTTCAAGGACTGA
- the ZYX gene encoding zyxin, with amino-acid sequence MAAPRPPPVISVSVSAPAFYAPQKKFAPVVAPKPKVNPFRAGASENPPGPGAQRAQMGKVGEIPPPPPEDFPLPPPPLLPGDDGEASLGGPFPPPPPPFEEPFPPAPEEETFPSPPPPLEEEVGVEPPAPAHQPRGKVSSIDLEMDSLSSLLDDMARNDPFKPRVSSGSVPPPAAPQFPPKPKVPSAASGTAPLPPWLAPTSPPQSHSVSVSKTLTTQPRGPPAPAPPVAPAPPVAPPPAVAPSAVPPPPPAPTSTPKFNAVAPKFTPVTPKFSPPAPGGPPHKKVGPSPPTAAGSPQQPQPPSFTYAQQREKPRVQEKQRPVPPPAQDQVRPPGAPGPLTLREVEELEELTQQLMRDMEQPSNNKLPTDEYCGRCHQALVRSQPAVRALGSLFHVTCFTCHQCERQLQGQQFYSLEGAPYCEQCYENTLEKCSTCGQPITERMLRATGRAFHPQCFTCVVCACPLEGTSFIVDQANRPHCVPDYHRQYAPRCSVCAEPIMPEPGRDETVRVVALDKNFHMKCYKCEDCGKPLSIEADEHGCFPLDGHVLCRHCHTTRAQT; translated from the exons ATGGCGGCCCCCCGGCCCCCCCCTGTCATCTCCGTCTCGGTCTCGGCGCCCGCCTTCTATGCCCCGCAGAAGAAGTTTGCCCCGGTCGTGGCCCCCAAACCCAAAGTGAACCCTTTCCGGGCCGGGGCTTCGGAGAACCCGCCAGGGCCCGGGGCCCAGAGGGCTCAGATGGGCAAGGTGGGGGagattcctcccccacccccggaAG ATTTCCCTCTGCCACCACCTCCATTGCTACCTGGGGATGATGGAGAGGCTTCTTTGGGAGGGCCCTTTCCGCCACCCCCTCCTCCATTTGAGGAGCCATTCCCCCCTGCTCCAGAAGAAGAgacattcccttcccctccacctcctCTGGAAGAAGAAGTGGGGGTTGAACCTCCAGCACCAGCCCATCAG CCTAGAGGAAAGGTGAGCAGCATTGACCTGGAGATGGATTCTCTGTCCTCCCTTTTGGATGACATGGCCCGGAATGATCCCTTCAAGCCCAGG GTTTCATCTGGATCTGTGCCTCCCCCAGCTGCCCCCCAATTCCCTCCCAAGCCTAAAGTCCCATCTGCAGCTTCTGGCACAGCACCTCTTCCTCCTTGGCTGGCTCCTACTAGCCCTCCTCAGTCCCACTCTGTATCTGTGTCTAAGACCTTAACCACACAGCCTCGAGGTCCCCCAGCTCCAGCTCCACCAGTGGCTCCAGCTCCACCAGTGGCTCCACCTCCAGCTGTAGCTCCATCTGCagttccacccccacccccagcccctaCCTCTACCCCCAAGTTTAATGCTGTGGCCCCCAAGTTCACTCCTGTGACCCCTAAGTTTAGTCCTCCAGCACCTGGGGGTCCCCCTCACAAGAAGGTGGGTCCTTCACCCCCCACTGCTGCAGGGTCCCCTCAACAGCCTCAGCCTCCCAGCTTCACCTATGCTCAACAGAGAGAGAAGCCCCGTGTGCAGGAGAAACAACGTCCCGTCCCGCCTCCTGCCCAGGACCAG GTGCGTCCTCCTGGGgccccaggacctctgactcttCGGGAGGTAGAAGAGCTAGAAGAGTTGACCCAGCAGCTAATGAGGGACATGGAGCAGCCATCCAATAACAAGCTACCCACCGATG agtaTTGTGGTCGGTGCCACCAGGCCCTGGTACGTTCCCAGCCTGCAGTTCGGGCACTTGGGAGTCTTTTCCACGTCACATGCTTCACATGCCACCAGTGTGAGCGGCAGCTGCAGGGGCAGCAGTTCTATAGCCTTGAAGGGGCACCTTACTGTGAGCAGTGCTACGAG AACACCCTGGAGAAGTGTAGCACATGTGGTCAGCCTATCACTGAGCGGATGCTGAGAGCCACAGGTCGGGCCTTCCATCCCCAGTGCTTTACCTGTGTGGTCTGTGCCTGCCCTCTGGAAGGGACCTCCTTCATTGTGGACCAAGCCAACCGGCCTCACTGTGTCCCTGACTATCACCG GCAGTATGCCCCACGATGCTCAGTTTGTGCTGAACCCATCATGCCAGAACCTGGCCGAGATGAGACTGTCCGAGTGGTAGCTCTTGACAAAAACTTCCACATGAAATGTTACAAGTGTGAG GACTGTGGGAAACCCCTGTCAATCGAGGCCGATGAGCATGGTTGTTTCCCTCTGGATGGACATGTACTGTGTCGTCACTGCCACACAACCCGGGCCCAGACATGA